In Humulus lupulus chromosome 7, drHumLupu1.1, whole genome shotgun sequence, the following are encoded in one genomic region:
- the LOC133792014 gene encoding uncharacterized protein LOC133792014: protein MDNITSLVQYGGNWNENHEYQGYTMTGILIPPNCSLDNLVNLIKKEIKEKTATIEVSYQVEKGTPPMKVVTDNSVLFFLEIKKKVAAKITDLPLCVTIVQESSNENDLLLLANQKATAAEMEVGTLLMQANQASINEQMLLEEGMSSTTNEGINVSYMPHFAEEVADFIIEDNTKRKKKLDEIQLVISDYRVNTIEQGQIYKDKNTVKSALGYYAMLHNFQFKTKRSEPREYLVTCADETCKWLVRASKYRNQDLFKVRKCNPNHTCSVEIVLEDHRQAKSIVVGELIKNKYKSIKRNYTPNDIMNDMNDDFGVTMGYTKAWRSREKALRLVRGNPDDSYQKLLIYLYMLKQANPGTITHLLTDKEDRFKYLYIAFSNSIKADSENDNSWLWFFSKLRDTYGEPEGLAIVSDRHKSIDNAVHMVYPNAFHGACMFHLLNNLKGKYGSHGEELQMKFIAAAKAYIKTECEHYMRGLNRIDRRIRPYLEKAKYETWARSYSPTKRYTMMTSNIAESLNAALKAARNLPIDILVECLRSLVQKWVWNNSNNANGTFTKVSTATENELRHDIVSKMMYEVLPFNTIEYQVRDQKGINFTVNIHNRTCTCNRFQEDEIPCGHAVAVIAKRNLSVYDYCAKFYRIETLKALYQENVHPLPHKDEWNLPQHLDIIVLPPNATIPAGRPRKKRIRSRGEHKEIITCGKCAQPGHNRKTCRNPPFEKPNK, encoded by the exons ATGGACAATATTACTTCtttggttcaatatggaggcaattGGAATGAAAACCACGAGTACCAAGGGTACACAATGACTGGGATATTAATACCACCAAATTGTTCTCTTGACaacttggtgaatttgataaaaaaGGAGATAAAGGAAAAAACAGCCACTATTGAAGTTTCTTATCAAGTAGAAAAAGGAACACCACCAATGAAGGTTGTAACAGACAATTCAGTGTTGTTCTTtctggaaataaagaaaaaagttgcTGCTAAAATAACAGACTTACCATTGTGTGTCACTATAGTTCAAGAATCAAGCAATGAAAATGACCTCCTTCTATTAGCAAATCAGAAAGCTACAGCAGCAGAAATGGAGGTGGGGACATTATTAATGCAAGCAAACCAAGCTTCCATCAATGAACAAATGTTACTTGAAGAAGGAATGTCAAGCACAAcaaatgagggcataaatgtgtcaTACATGCCTCATTTTGCTGAAGAAGTAGCTGATTTCATAATTGAGGacaatacaaaaagaaaaaagaagttggaTGAAATCCAACTAGTAATATCTGATTACAGAGTGAACACAATAGAGCAAGGGCAAATTTACAAGGATAAGAACACAGTCAAATCAGCTCTTGGCTACTATGCAATGCTGCATAACTTccagttcaaaacaaaaagatcagAACCTAGAGAGTACCTAGTTACTTGCGCAGATGAAACATGCAAATGGTTGGTGAGAGCATCTAAGTACAGAAATCAAGATTTATTCAAGGTACGGAAATGCAATCCAAATCACACTTGCTCTGTTGAAATTGTTTTGGAAGACCATAGGCAAGCAAAAAGCATCGTAGTTGGGGAattaataaagaataagtacaagtCAATCAAAAGAAATTACACTCCAAATGACATCATGAATGATATGAATGATGACTTCGGAGTAACTATGGGATACACAAAAGCATGGAGATCAAGAGAGAAAGCTTTGCGTCTAGTAAGAGGGAACCCCGATGATTCATATCAAAAGTTGCTAATATATCTTTACATGTTGAAGCAAGCAAATCCAGGAACAATAACACACCTACTCACAGACAAGGAAGATAGATTCAAATACCTATACATAGctttctctaactcaatcaagg CAGACTCTGAAAATGATAACTCATGGCTTTGGTTCTTCTCCAAACTGCGAGACACCTATGGAGAACCCGAAG GATTGGCTATAGTTTCTGACAGACATAAGAGCATAGACAATGCAGTACATATGGTGTACCCAAATGCTTTCCATGGAGCTTGCATGTTTCACTTACTCAATAATTTGAAAGGCAAGTATGGGAGCCATGGAGAAGAGCTACAAATGAAATTCATTGCAGCAGCAAAAGCATACATAAAGACAGAATGTGAACACTACATGAGAGGCCTTAATAGAATTGATAGACGCATTAGGCCCTATTTAGAAAAAGCCAAGTATGAAACTTGGGCAAGATCATACTCGCCAACAAAAAGATACACCATGATGACATCCAACATCGCAGAATCACTCAACGCTGCACTAAAAGCTGCAAGAAATCTCCCCATTGATATCTTGGTTGAATGCCTTAGAAGTTTGGTTCAAAAGTGGGTTTGGAACAACTCAAATAATGCAAATGGAACATTCACAAAAGTCTCTACAGCAACAGAGAATGAATTGAGACATGACATTGTTTCAAAAATGATGTATGAG GTCTTGCCTTTCAACACAATAGAATACCAAGTTCGTGATCAAAAGGGGATAAATTTCACAGTAAATATACATAATAGAACATGTACTTGCAATAGGTTCCAAGAAGATGAAATACCTTGTGGCCATGCAGTAGCTGTCATTGCAAAGAGAAACTTGAGTGTGTATGATTATTGTGCAAAATTCTACAGAATAGAAACGTTGAAAgcattgtatcaagaaaatgttcATCCTTTGCCCCATAAAGATGAATGGAATCTCCCACAACACTTGGACATAATAGTGCTGCCTCCAAATGCAACAATTCCTGCAGGAAGACCAAGAAAGAAACGAATAAGATCAAGAGGGGAACATAAAGAAATAATCACCTGTGGGAAATGTGCACAACCAGGACATAACAGGAAGACTTGCAGGAATCCTCCATTTGAGAAGCCAAACAAATAG